ccacaatttgcttagccattccccaattgatgggcatcccctcattttccagtttttggccaccacaaagagtgcagctatgaatattcttgtacaagtctttttccttattatctctttggggtacaagcccagcagtgctatggctggatcatagggcagacagtcttttagtgccctttgggcatagttccaaattgccctccagaacggttggatcagttgacaactccaccagcaatgaattaatgtccctattttgccacatcccctccagcattcattactttcctttgctgttatgttagccaatctgctaggtgtgaggtgatacctcagagtttcaacaagcatttattaagaacttttgATTTGCCAGCCTCTGTGGTGAGCACTGGGGATATAGAGACAAAGCAAGgatagtccctgcctttaaggagcttaaaCTCTAATATCTTATACCCTTCTTGTACCTTCCACAGAGTCTAGTAGAGTATTGTTTACATACAAAGTACCTCCCCAAAACTTGCTGGTTATCTTATTTCTAGATAGTGAAAAAATTAATACTATACTGAAGTCCTCTCTTGGGGCAACACATAAGATAGCTTGCCAAGGACATGGGTCTTTGCATGCCTTGCAGTATTTAGCACTATTCCTTGCATATAATTGGTGCATAATAGATGTTCATTGAAAGAATGCAGAAGAAtacttttgaattaaaaaaaaaagatttcctagaTATCcagtattaaaagaaaaattccaaggCCTGACAGGATAGTATTGTTGCCTGAGTTCACTTTCTAACCTCCTGGAGGCATTTGGAAGTAGTTAATTAGTCAGGGAGTTGAGGCCAAAGGACAGCCTACTAACCATTCTTTCAGTTAGAAGGAGGAGGCTCAGCACCCTATTTGTGTGATTGCTAAAGCATCTAAGCAGCCAGCTATTCCAGGAACCAGTGGGAAAGAACTCCTTTCCCACTGGTTCCTGGAACAATTGTTCTCTTAGGAGTTTGATCTCAAACTCAGCAGGGTTAGAACTCCATGGAGCAGAAGCAAACGATATGACATTCCATTCAGATTATCCTGCAGGGAAAGGGGACTGAACTTTGGGTCAGAGCTGCAGCTGCTAACTTTcttattgttttaatatttatattccaTGCCAAAGAGTCGAACCCATTCTTTTTCAAAGATAAAATGAGCAGCAATTAGGTTGCACGGTGGATatagtgccaagcctggagttagaaggacctgaagttcaaatctggcctcaaacacttcctagctgtgtgacccctacttgtcatttaaccctagttgcctagctctgaccattcttctgccttagaaataatactaagatggaaggtacaggttaaaagaaataaaataaaatgcatcaaCTTCCAGAAAGTCTGCTTTATTACTTTGAGAACTCTACATGCTCTTATTTTCAACTTTCTTGAACTTgcttagaactttaaaaaatcaaacatttttcAATATCTTTTCTTCTGCTATTGAAccttcctttgtaacaaaggaaaAGTTATGTATAATCAGCTGAAAAAAGCAGCCAGAAATCCTGACAATGTGTCAATGTGTGCCCCATTCAAAGTCCATAGACTCCCACTTCCCTATCTACAGGAAAGATGAGTTCTATTTTCTGGACCCAAAACTGTTCatgttcattttaattaattttagttcAGCTGCCTTTAGtggagttttgtttgtttattttgttgtgGTTTGTAGACAcagatctttctctctctctctctctctcactctctctctctctctctttatatatatatatatatatatatacatatatatatatacacacacatatatatgttgtgtgtgtgtgtgtccatcttATGAGGATATCCTGATGTTACAGGGGCATCCCTTTTTAACCACCAGCTTGAGCCCCCAACAGCTATGCTCTTACCATTGTTGAGGGACCAATAACTAGCATTCCGGTCCCATTTAGCTATGTAACATCCAGTAGCTTTTGTGTGTGCCTTGGTACAGTAAATTTATACTCTCCCCAATACTACTTCAAGCTCTGGGGTACAGGGAGGAATAGACTCATAACATAACTCAGTTCCTATAAAGCACTGGTCTTATTAAGTTCATGTCTATATTTGACAGAACTGTTGGACAAGTCTTTGTATTGTGTTCAACTGGGTCAGGTCCCTGAAAGTTATTCCCATAGGCCACTCCTTATTCTCTGAGGTATCAATGGAAACTGGTTCTAAAACCCAGGCTCTGAAATATGGGGGTACCATGGCATATTTTAGACCTTTCCAAATTCGCAAAATTGGAAACTCTACTCCCTTTACctagaatggaaaagaacaaaGGCAGAAGTCAAGGGCCAAGACCCATTCACTTGGACATATGACCTCAAAGGAGAAGAAGCCCATAAGACCATTCCCATGATCTCCTACCAGATGCTGTGAGCAAGAATGACCAAGATTCCTCAAGAGTAAATAATTCAAAAGATGCTTTGGCAGATGCTGACAGGCCTTTGAATAACTATACACACACTCAAAGAGCATCTTCCTCAAAATGTTATTAGCATAAATTTAcagctaaatatatatatatattatatgatatataatatgttacataatatataatataataaatatatatagctAAAATTATGGAATATCTATATATGCCCCATTTTCTATACTActactaaaaataataacagctagcatttatttgttgccttaaagtttgtgaaatattttacaaatatgatctccttTTACCTTCACAACTCTAAAAGATAGAAGCTTTTATTGTTCCCACTTTACaagtgagggaactgaggcagactgagatgaagtgacttgtctaggatcacacagctaatcaatatctaaggttggatttgaactcaggtctgtccTCACACTAAACCCAGCAATCTATCTACTGTATTGTCTAGTTGTCAATATTATTTAGGACTTTATGATCATAAAATGCTTTTATACATTGATTCTTTGGATCTTCACAAGAACCCTATGAAGGAGTCTAGTGGAAGGAACCCTGAACTTAAGAAAatagacctgagttctagtcctgatTCAGCCACTTAATTCAATGATCTCTGACCTTCCTTGAATCTCTAagatttaagaaatatttctacTTTCTAATCCAAATGGGTGTGATGAAGATCAAATATGACAGTGCTCTCATATGTCTCCTAGATGTTAGTCATTGGTTGGTCAGTGAGATGTTGGTGGGTTTTTTTGTGCAGTTACCAGATAGCCAAAGAGTTCTCTGAATCAAGGAGCAGGAAAGTCCCTTAGGAGTAATTTCATAAACTTATTGGCAGAACCTGTTCTTGTGTCAGACAGTAAGAATGATGctttagtcttttttaaaaagttgtaaaTTACAGATGTTGTAAGCTACAAAGTGATATGTACacagtattattattactattaattattatccctactttacagacAAGtactaaggcaaaagagaaaCTAGGTGACTCAGGGCTAGAAAGTACAAGTGGCTTTCTGGGATTGCCTCCAGTCAAATAGAATCTATCTATGGCCATCCACATGGGCATTAGCAAGAAACAGAGGGGCTTGAGCCATGCATCTGGTCAAGTGGCTGTTGGAGACATTCTACTCTCCTCTTTTGCCTACTTCCCATCTCACCTCTCTGATGCTCTTGTCATTTGAACTTGATCTGAATCAAAGACAAGGAGCAGAAAATAAAACAGAGTTCTCCCCGCCATCCCAGAGCATGCTTTCCATATTCTGCTCTCCTTTATGCACATGAGCAATGGAGAGCCCAAAGTTTCTGGTCATTTTAGGGAGGGAGAGGAATGGCTCTGATCCCATTTAGCATTTGGTGCTATTTTCTCCACACCATGAAATCTCTGAGAGTCAGGCAAAGGGTTGTCAGATAAAAGATATGACCATCATCACTGGCATTTATTTATAGAATAGTAGAAGTTTAGAGCTCATTTACATTAATCCCAAGGGCCAGGGAAGTACAGATtggcccaaggccacatagttaGTGAATATCAaggccagaatttgaacctagaactgaCTAGTTCATGTGGTTTCTCCCAGGCCAGATGCTGCCTAAAGACTTGCCAATCTAATTTTCAGGGGAATATCTCTAGAAAGATCTAGATTGCATCCTATTTTCAGGTGGACTTGCCTAGTCCCTTGTTACTACGTTGTACTATTGAGAGCAGGAAGTGTACTATCACTTTGACGtaagataaagaggaaaaatcaGTGCAAAAAACAGGAGTTAGAGAAGAACCCGACTTGAGCGCATTTCTGACGGATATTTTGGGCCTTCTTGGTATGTGACTGTCTTCCTTCAGGTCACCACACAGCAATTGTTTCTGCATCCTGCTTTTAGCCATTATCCTCCCATGACCAACCAAGTGTAGCTGACCCGTGATGCTCCTGACATCATTTGTCACTTGATTATTCTctataacctttttttctttgtaataacTAACACATATGAGAACTCTGCTCAAATCTATCCTTAGCTATCAACCAACAAGAGAGAAGTTAGCTAAGAAAAATGAAGTTAtacagggtatcccaaaagttttagagCAGTTTAAATCTAATAAAATTACACTAAAACTTTTGGAGCACAGTTTatttctagatctattttccccAAGGTTATATGTGTTTTCCTAGGTTTGCATGGAAATCCCTAGGCTTAATCAGGAAAGTAGGTAGCTTCCTTTTACCCTCATTCCCACTCTCATATGCCTCAAAGCTTTTAGACATTGGTTGGccagtgaattttttttctctgaagttaTCAGATAGACAAAAGGTTCTCTGAATCAGGGAGCAAGAAAGTCCCTTAAGAATTGTTTCATAAACTTATTGGTAGACCTTGTCTAGTGTTTGACAGGATGGataatattttagttttttttttttaaaactctgactTTCTGTcccaactctaagacagaagggcaagaggtAGGCAAATTGAGTTAAGGGAATAGGAAGCAATAATTCAATCATATTAAGGACAATTGATCCATGGGTGATAATGACATGAAAGCCATTTTCTGAGTTAAGAATTAGTGCCCCCAAAACTAAAGTTCCACAGATGCTGAGGATAGCAGTAGATTGTGGTAGAAGGGAAACTGCATCAAGAGCTGTAAGAACACAGGATCATAGACAAAGACCTTGAAAGAATGCCGGTGGtagtctagtccaaccctttcatatTTTATAGGCGAGAAAACAGATGCTTAGGAAAGTTAAATGATCTGACTGTGGTCAGAAATGATATCCAGTTCTTAAACCATTTGGCAAAGCTATGTAGTTAACAATAGATCATAATTTcaccaatctgtaaaatgaaagagttaaacTAAATTGTTTCCCTATGGCCCTGCTAGCTCTAAAATTTAATGACTGATTTGCTGAGTTGTATGAAGCCTGTGATATTAGCCATCATGTTTTCTTCCTTATTGCTCTtggtcttctcatctgtaaaatggagaaataacaTTCCATTAACATCAAAGGACTATAAAGAAGGCACTTGGTAAACCGTTAAATGTTATTGAAGTGTAAATCCTTCATATTTTCATGTTACCATGGGAACATAGAACAGGAATGGTGAGGGGGTGCTACTGTCCCTTGCAAAATCAGTGGAAGGGTATCCCTGAAATCAGCAAATCTCTATCACAAGTATCAAAAGAAACATCAGTGATTAAAATGAACATGGGTGATGTCAAACAGAGCTGACCCCCAAACCAAACAGTccagaatggaaaaggaaaagtcaTTTATTTCTGTGAGGAGCTgtagaggagaaagaacattagTTTTGAAGTCAGGGGACCTGGCCTCAAATCCCAGCATTGCTACCTATTATCTTTGTGCCCTTGTACAATTCATTTCAGCTCCTCACATCTctgtttcctctataaaatgggaggttTGTACTATAGATAATTTTCAGCTCCAAATGCCACAGTGCTGTGATGGAAAAGAACCGCAGCAGAGTAGAAGAGAGGGGCTGAAGGTATGTTCTTAATGGGAAAACAAGGCCCAGTGTGCCCCTGGCTTGTATCCTCTATTTTAGAACATCACTAAAGCTTTTCTTATTATCATCTCCCTAAAATGATGTGGCCACTGCATCTGAGAAAATGTCACCTGCAGACCTGGAGATCCCCATTTCCACATTAGGGAGCAACGTCCAGCAAAAATAACTCATCTACTATAGAATCTAGTGGAAAGGAAAGAGCTTCTCAATAAAGAGACCATTGTCTACTCTCAGAGAGGGATACTTCACTTCTGCTATGTTTTTCTCCCTTTGCCCAGAAGGTCACCCTCCCTGGTGGTGGATGACCCAACCTTTATTTTTTGGTAAACAGGCACTTAGCAGAGAGCAGGGGGCAAGGGGTGCGGTTGAAGTTAGGGAGGGAGCAGAGGGGACCAATAAGTGGAAACCAGCCAGGGACAGATCTGAATGGCCTGCCCTTTCTTAAACCAGCTCAAACATACTTTTCCCTGCTTTGCCTTCTGACCACTCCCCTGGGCTGGCCATTCTGAAACTTTTATAAACAGCTTGTCTGTACCCTGCAAAAGTCAGCTTCAATCTCAGACACAGAGTTGTGACTCACCCTTCTTTATTTTGAAGCAGCACTGGTgcataagaagagagagagagagtgaaagagagagagagagagtggacaGAGAGTAAGTCAAGGacgattttcatttctttggatgGGACTTCATAAGAGGGATCTGAGTGGGTGGGTGTTTTTTAATGGGAAGGGATGTGGGTTGGAGGCATCTTTTCAGAAGAATTTTTGATTAAGAAACAAGATTAAGAAAACGGCAGTCTAATTTTTGCAAACATTGGGAAGGGAAGTATGGGAAGGCAGAATGATTCAATGGAAAAGACAattctctggagtcagagaaatccattacattctagTTCTGCTACGTCTACCTGTGTGATCTGATCATTTAACCTTTTCTGGGACTCAactttcccatctataaaaagagagggTTGGACTCCctgatttctaaagtcccttacAATTGTAATTTCCTGAGCCTATGAAAGGGTTGGTgagagaagagaggtaaagggatgaaagagaattttttttttactttgaactacaataatttctctttaaaagaaacattttgcaGTGTTAATAATGTCCTACTTGCAAGTTCATAGCATGAGTTTAAAAGGACTGCTAGAGATTGTGTTTTCACAGTGTGAGAGCTTGGGGAGATTGACCAAGGGGAAGAGCTGGactctttcttttctatcttctcAATGTCAACAATGAGCATTTTTTGACCCCCCTCCTGTGATTAAGGCACCATGCAAGTTCTGTGAGATTCAGTGGATAAGCTCTGCTTCCAGTCCTTGAGGCACTTAAGAGTCTAGGAAAGGAGTGAGAATCGTTCCTGACACaaacacaaaaaggaaaaatcacaaCACAAAGGTGCATGTGGTCCTTGACTCAAGTTGACTCCTGGCCAGTGGAACCCTTCTGACTTAATTGGAACCAGCTAATTCAATGCAAGCATAACTTAGTAAAGATTTGCTCTAAGCTAGGTACTATGCTGGGTTCTGGAGTTATAAAAGAGAAccaaaatagttcctgccttcaaagaacttatattttatcTGTGGGGAGCAGGGTGGAGATGGGGGGGGGAACAATATTAATAAAGATAAGTacaaaataaatcagaaataaaCATAAACTAATAGGAAGGCAAAACTTTACCCACTGGGCAATCAGTAAAGGTCTTTTGTAGGATGTGGCTCTAGATCTGAGACCCAAGAAATTCTGAGAGGTaaaaataaggaaggagagaCTTCTAATTATGAGGAACTAGGGGTGCAAAAACATTGAGGTCTGAGAGATGGCATGGCATGTCTGAATATCAAGGAGACCGGTTTGGTTGAAATGGGGGCACTTGAAGGGGGAGGAGGATAATGTGCCACTCTGGACATATAGGTTGGAGGAATGCTATCAATAGCTTTCAATGACAATcaagattttgtattttaaaggTTAGACTAGAAAATTCaaatctctaagatcccttctgggCTGATCCTCCATCATTCTACTTTCCCTCTCACCCCCTTTCCATTCTGTGAGACCTCTCCCTTACCATTATGTATTGGGGATCAGCCTTGCAGGTCTCCAGCTGTCCACAGGATGCTTCCAGTCCTGAGTGCCACCATCATCCTGTCTGCCTTTGTGTCCTGTGCCACAGTGGAACTAAATGGGGAGCAGATGAATGACATCCAGAAAAAAGTCAGTGACCTCTGGCATAGGCTCATCTACCTGAAGCCAGTCACTTCAGGCAGTGATGATCATATTGTCTATGCCACCTGCCAGGTACAGCCTTCGTCTACTTTGGAGGCCAATAAACCCCAGGTGACAGGGCAAGTTCTATTTAAACAGCTCTACCCAGATGGGAAGATGGAAGTCTTCTTTGATCTGCAAGGGTTTCCAGCAGATACCAGGAATGCCACTGGCCGAGCTATCCACATTCACAACTTTGGAGATCTCAGCAATGGCTGTGATAGCACCTCCAGCCACTATAACCCTCATGGGGTAGCCCACCCCCTCCACCCAGGGGACTTCGGGAACTTCCTTGTGAAGGATGGAAAGATCAGGAAGTCTCGATCCAACGTTTCTGCTTCCCTATTTGGGCCCCACTCTGTTCTTGGAAGGGCCATTGTAGTTCATGAGCAAGAAGATGACCTTGGCAAAGGTGGAAACAAAGGCAGCTTGGAACATGGCAATGCTGGGAAGCGCCTGGCCTGCTGTGTCATTGGCATCTGTGGACCAGAGCTCTGGAATAAGGCAGCAATGGACAATGCAtcgaggaaaaagaagaggagagaaagtgaatGCAAGACTGCCTGAAGCAAGGATTTCTGTAGACCCTTGGTCTTTATCTGGTCAAGTTAATCATCTCTGCCAAACATCACCAGTTGCTTAGATCCTGGTATGAGGCTCTTTCTTTAGCTGCACTAATCGGTGCCTCCTCAGAGCTGCtttgttttgggggggaaatTCCACATTCTGTGTGTCACATAATAAAGGAGCTTCAATGCAATATTGCAACATGGGTTtgaggtttttagttgatttatttatttttatttcactcaGCCCTTGAAATGGAAAACCAAAATCCTCAGAGAAGTGGACAGTGTTCTGAATGAAGTTTCTTCTCCCCCAAGCAGTCCACCTTCATTTTTAGAAACAAGTAGATTGTCTTGTCATGACATGGTGAAGAGTCCCCACTAGAAATTTCAGTAAGAGTGGGAGAGGGGAATAAGATGGGAGTGTGCTGCCAGCTTAGAGGTCATGGGGAATGGGCACAGagaatttggagccagaagattTGGGATTTCCTGATTGCTGCATGAtgtgtgtgacctttggcaaaatATTCAGTCTCAGCTGAGAGTGGGCTGCCTCGAAGAGGCTGTTTAACTTGGAGATGCTCAAATCCTAGATTTGACACTTGGTACCTTGGACAAGTTTCacttttctcatcttaaaatgagaggattggatgagatgatctctaagatctcttccaattctaaatcctattTCCTTAGCCACAGAGCTTTCCATAATTGGTTAGTTGCTTTCTCTGGCCTCTGGGCAACAGAACCATATTATCAGGCCATTTCACAGATTGGTAAGAAGAGGCACAGTGAGGTGAGCTAGTTGCTGTATCagttcaggatcacataggaagCTACTAGCTAGGTGGAACAAGAAGGCTTTATGCAATGCCcagaaaataaggaaagagggatCAGAGACAAAATGTGATATAAATTACTATTCACAACACAATTCTGCCTCTCAAGTAGAAGTACAAATTTAAGAAACCTGAGACCCCAGCGAGGCCTGATTTGGACTAATGTTCTTTGCTGGGTTGCTTCCCTGTTGCAAGTTAGATTATACACTGAACGGCTGACATCTTGCCAGTATCCTTTgactttaataaatttaaatactgAAAATGACTATTTACCTTGTGCAAAGACCATTTCTTAGACTTTCCCCCCACTGCTTAGTTTGATGGTGCTCTAGTTCCTCCAGTCTTGGGAGCTCTGAGTCAAACTGAACTCCAGCCAGCATCCAGTCCTCAGTGGTTATTTTTACCTCTGACTTGAACTTAACTTGTTATTTAAAAATGGTTCATTGAACCCAAACGGCTGTGGAAGAGGAAGGATCTTTGCCATGAAATTAATTTCCTTCCATCAGGCAGCTCCCACTGGCTTACACTGGAATTGGACCTGACTCTCTTTGGTCCATGCCATGGGCCAAGTTAGTCCTCAGACAAAAATGAGATGCTTTTCAGTTTGGGGGTGTCAAGGATGGTATGATTGGCCCCCACCCTTGTCACAGTAATAATAAAAAGTAGAAGAACAAATGCCAAACTTACCCagttgtttctttcctttttttgtttctttcctttttatgacATCAATTCAGTGTTATGTCTTTAAGAAGATTTTTAATTCTGGAGGTGACTAGGATAATGATAATCAAACTAGCGTTCATCTAACACTTTAATGTTTATATGATATTAGCCCATTTTATCCTCTTACCACCTGGGAAAGTTggttatccctactttacagagaaagaaaatgaggccaagcagaggttgtgacttagccagggtcatacagtcctACTGGGACTCTGCTCTTCCTGCCCCCAGGCCCAAGGTTATATCCACTGCAAAATTTAGCTCCCTCTGTAGGACTAGTAATCCTTGACACACGGGGCAAGTTGGAGGTGGGGATAAGCATTTATCtagtgcctactaagtgccaggctctgtgctaagcactttttacaagCATAATCTCCTTTGGTCCTCAAAACACTCCAGAACCCACATAGGCACCATTATTAGTCCTATTTTGcatttgaagaaactgggggAAACAAAGTTTtcttagggtcacccagctagttgtgtcggaggctaaatttgaacttgggtcttcttgactccaagcctagcactcttatccactgtactacataGCTGGGAAGGGGGATAATCTGCCCCAATTAGGTGTAGCTGCATCAGAAGATGGCACAGACTCTCTCGCAGAGATTCAGGTCTCAGCCCCTGTAGAGGTAGAGATAAAACATAAGGGGCATTCCCAAGAGGAAAGAAAGACTGGGAGAGCAAAGGACCAGGGGAAGACAAGGCATTAATATGTGGGACCCCGAATCCTGGTTGCCCTACCCTAGTTATGGCTTTGTTTAGCTCATAGactttttctggaggtgggggAACAGAGTCTTATCTCCCCTCTCCATTGTTCTCAACTTTTTTTAACTCCCTGGGACCTCTAAAGAGGAGATCCCCATTTCAGCTTTTGTTCTTGGACCTAAGAAACCCCTTCGATAGCCATCCTCTTTCCCATAGGAGTACTGGTGGTGGgatgtatatatctgtgtgtgtgtgtgtggtgagaATGGGGCAGACAGCTGGGCCATGTTATGGAAAATGTCTGTGCATCACTAAGATCCCATTTGGCCTTTGGAGGCtggttttttcttcctcctttctctcagaTCCATTTTGTTCATCTAAAGATATTAGCTGTTTTGGCTTTGCAGCCAGCTTGCTAATCAGTTTGCCTATTTGACTCACAGGGTTTGCATTTGTCACTGGGACTTAACCACACacttgttttgatttcttttttgtaaaattagAAGCATTTGATGTAATGACTCTACCTAGACACAGCTGGTAAAGTGAGAATAATGTTCAAGTTTGCACAGTTTAAACACAATGTAGACAATAATTAGAAAAGCTATCTTTAGATGCTTAGAATAAGCTTTTCTCTGAATTGCAGTGAATTTTTCCTAGTGTGGCTTTTCAGTGCATATATCCAGAAGTGCCTATATgcagaagaaaatagagaaaatcagCTAGTGTTTTGGTCAacttgaaagggggaaaaagacttCAGGAAATAAACCATCTGATTTTAGATCTGAAGCATTTCAACTGAATGCATAAAATCTTTA
This DNA window, taken from Monodelphis domestica isolate mMonDom1 chromosome 6, mMonDom1.pri, whole genome shotgun sequence, encodes the following:
- the SOD3 gene encoding extracellular superoxide dismutase [Cu-Zn], with protein sequence MLPVLSATIILSAFVSCATVELNGEQMNDIQKKVSDLWHRLIYLKPVTSGSDDHIVYATCQVQPSSTLEANKPQVTGQVLFKQLYPDGKMEVFFDLQGFPADTRNATGRAIHIHNFGDLSNGCDSTSSHYNPHGVAHPLHPGDFGNFLVKDGKIRKSRSNVSASLFGPHSVLGRAIVVHEQEDDLGKGGNKGSLEHGNAGKRLACCVIGICGPELWNKAAMDNASRKKKRRESECKTA